In Chryseobacterium scophthalmum, the genomic stretch TCAAAACCTACAGGCTGTAGCGAAACATCAATTTTCCCGTCTTCACGGATATCTTTGATGAAACCTTCTTCTTCTGAAAGCGGATATAGTTTTTTATAAACATCCGAAGTATAGATTAATCCGATATACTTTTTGTTGATTACTACATTCCAGCCCAGTTCACTTTCATTCATCATCAGCAAATCTACTTTGTCTCCTTGTTTGAAAGGAAGATTTTCGTACTGTGGATTTCTTTTAAATTTTGTTGTTCCGGTAATCAATTTCAAATCATTGTCAACATACAGATGCACAAGATATCTTTTACCTTCAATAATTTTTGCCTTCTGTTGTTTGTAAGGAATGAAGACATCTTTAATGATTCCCCAATCCATAAATGCACCGGTTGGAAGACTTTGCACACAAGTCATTACTGCAAACTCGCCTACTTCAGCCAAAGGAATTTCAGTCGTTGCCTTCAGTTTATTATCATCCTGATACACAAAAACTTCAATCTCATCACCAATTTCTTTTTCTTCACGAATGAAAACTTTAGACATAAAAGCCGTATCGCCTGTTTCTGATTCAAGCATCCATCCTGAATTGTTTTTTTCTGAAATTTTTAAAGTCTGGGTTTTTCCGAGTTGCATTAATGATAAATTTAGTCTGCAAAGGTAAGGAAAATAAGTTGGAGAGTTTTAGAGTTAATGAGTTTGAGTTTTTTTACATTTAAATTTAATTATTGTAATTTCTTAAATCACTGATAAGATTTTGGGATTCTTTCATATAATCTGTTTTTTCATCAGGATTAAATGTTCCGACAGATTTTATCAGCTTATCATTTTCATAATAACATCTCAATTCAGACAACTTTTGAGGTTTTTCTAAATATCCATTTTCGTCAACCGTTTGATATTTTGTTGAATGTACAAAAACCAATTGATGATTTTCCGAAAAAAAATATTCGGTTACAATGTTCCAGGCTGATAAACCAACAAAATGCTCCATCTTTTTAAGCGCACCGTTTTTATAAAATCCTTTTAATTCAATTCCGTTATCTGTTACCTCAGATTTATCCATAAAATAAGAATAGGGAACTGTTTTAATTTTAAAATCTGTTGTCTGATTAATTTTTTGAACAGTTTTTCTTACAGGCTCAATATTCTGACCAGAAATCAATCCTGATAAAAAAATGAGCAAAAACGGAATCATTTTTTTCATTGAAAAATCTTAATAGTTAGATACAAAGTCCATCAAATCTCTTCTGCTACTTTCAAAATCTAATGCATCTCCAACAACAAAATATTTCTGTTTGTCAACACATTTCGAGAATAAAGATTTAGCCAAAGCAATTTTATTCTTATCAAAACTCAGATCTTTTACCAGAACACTTATTTGCTCCGATGTAAACATAGCGTGACGACCTTGCTGATTAATGAAAATGATTTTTTTATCATCAAACCAAGCATCTTCTTTCATCTTACTTAAAAATTGCTGGAAAGTTTGATTATCCATGACATTAGGATAATTTATGTTTCCAATATTTCCTGAATTCCCATAAGGATTGTTCCAGATATCATTCCAGTTATTAAAACCGTAATAGCCATTTTGGAGCGGATAAGAATCTAAAAGATACAAACCTTCATTCGTGAAAAAATCGAGAACCAATCTGCTGTTATTTCTGACATTCAAAGTCGTTCTGTACATCAAAAATCCGTTTTCGTAGATTGAAATAGGAATTCTTCCCGAAGGAAGATCAAAGAATCTATATTTACCTGAGTTGTTTGAAATCGACTGATCCGCTAATTCCACACTAAAACTTCCCTGCTCCGGAATTCTCAGGAAAACTTCTGCATATCCATAGTTATTATTCCATTGGTAATTCGGATTTGCAGGTCTTCTGTTTGTATTATTCTGATTATTTGAATTTCTGAATCCTGAAGAATTATCTGAATTATTATTTCGAGAATCTTGCCTTTTAGAGGTTGTAGATTCAATCTCTCTTTTAGAGACTTCGTTTTTTAAAAGTTCACCCGCTTTTCCTGCTTCCTGCGCAAAAAACAATAGACCGGATAAGATTGAACAAACTGTAAATATTTTTTTCATAATGATTTCATTCTATAGTGAATTCCCACTCTATTTTCATGCCAAAAATGAACAATTTCAATTAAAATAAAATTTAAAATCATTTGTTTTAACTTTGTTCAAAATATTGAATCCAAGCGAAATTCAGACAAAAAAAAGAGAAGCCAAAACTTCTCTTTTATATTTTCGCCAAAACTTAGCTCTTTCTACTTTTTACTTAACTCTTACATGTGAAGAGCTCTTTTTCCTGTAGCATCCAAAGCAGCTTCTTTCACTGCTTCAGCGTAAGTTGGATGAGCGTGAGAACTTCTTGCGATGTCTTCTGCACTTGCACGGAATTCCATTGCAATTACTCCTTCAGCAACCAAATCTGCAGCTCTCGCTCCGATCATGTGGAAACCAAGAACCTCATCCGTTTTTTCGTCAGCGATAATTTTCACCAAACCATCGATATCACCACTTGCACGGCTTCTTCCTAAAGCTCTCATTGGGAAAGTTCCGATTTTGTAAGCTACACCTTCTTCCTTCAATTGCTCTTCAGTTTTACCAACTCCGGCAACTTCAGGCCAAGTGTAAACAACTCCAGGAATTAAGTTATAATTGATGTGAGGTTTTTGTCCAGCTAAAGTTTCAGCAACGAAAACTCCTTCTTCTTCAGCTTTGTGAGCCAACATCGCTCCTTTAATTACATCTCCGATTGCATAAATATTGGCAACGTTAGTCTGTAAATGGTCGTTTGTTTTTACTCTTCCTCTTTCGTCAAGCTCAACACCTGCTTTTTCCAATCCAAGTCCATCTGTGAAAGGTCTTCTTCCTACAGAAACCAAACAGTAATCTCCTTCAACAGTAACTTCCTCTCCTTTTTTATCTTTTGCAGTAATCTTTACAGAATCTCCGTTTCTTTCAACCGCAGAAACTGCTGTAGAAAGCATAAACTTCATTCCTTGTTTTTTAAGAACTTTAGTCAATTCTTTGCTTAAAGCACCATCCATTGTAGGAATGATTTTGTCCATAAACTCAACAACAGTAACCTGAGCTCCTAATCTTAGGTAAACAGAACCCAATTCAAGACCGATTACACCACCACCGATTACTACCAAATGCTTAGGAATTTCTTTTAAATTTAAAGCTTCCGTAGAAGTAATCACTCTTTCTTTATCTAAAGTAATGAACGGTAAAGATGAAGGTTTAGAACCTGTTGCAATGATTGTATATTTAGAATCGATCGTTTCAGAAGAACCGTCGTTTTTAGTTACTTTAATTTGAGTAGCAGATTCAAAGCTTCCAAGACCTTCAAAAACAGTGATTTTATTTTTGTCCATCAAAAAGTTGATTCCTTTTGTAGTTTGCTCTACCACTTCATTTTTTCTCGCAATCATTCTTGCGATATCAGCTTTTGGCTCGTTAATGATAATTCCGTGGTTTTCGAAATTGTGCTTTGCGTTTTCGAAATGCTCAGAGCTGTCTAAAAGCGCTTTTGAAGGAATACATCCAACATTAAGGCAAGTTCCACCCAACGTTGAATATTTTTCGATAATTGCTACTTTGAAACCTAATTGTGCAGCGCGAATTGCAGCTACATAACCTCCAGGACCGGAACCGATTACGGTAACATCAAATTGACTCATTTTATATTTTTATTTATTATTATCTGAAATGATTAATTCTTACAAATTTAATGATTAATTACCACGCCACAAAGTGAGTTTTGTCAAGTTTTTTTGTTGCAGGGTAATGGATGTTAGAGGATGGAAGTTTAATTGATTTTTTTTAAGTAGGAAGTCTGAAGCGGGATGATGGATGTTTAAATGATTGAGAATATTTTTAAAGCTTCTGACATCTAACTTAATTTACAAATTCAATTTCCCTTCTCCAAAAACTTCTTTATTTCCAAAATAAGAACCCCCGCAAATGTACCATGGAAGGTTTTCCAGATATTTTATTGCGTTTTCTGGTTTCATTTCTGCAACCTCTTTTTTAGCGATAATTCCTTTGAACCATCTTCCGGATTCTTGGGAATCAGGAAATTCTATAGCATAATTAAGCCAAATTCTTTGGCAAAGTCTACATTGAATTATACTTACTTCTGCATTTTTACCACTGGTAAAATCTGTACCAACTATTGAAGTTCTATATTCAGATACACTTAAGTCGTGTTTTTCGCAGGCACAACCCAGTTTCGGAAGTTTTTTCATGAATGAAATATTGATTTTAAATAAAATTGAAACGCAAATTTAAGGAAATATAAAAGCTTTCATTTAGTAATATTCTCATTTTAAACACAATCATCAGCAAATTTCACTATTCTTTTTTCATAATTTGCATTACAATTGTTACAATTCTGGGTCATTGTTTTAATAAGACCCTGTTTAATTTCTTCTGTGTTATCAGAATTTTCAAAATCATTAAAACCGCTGTATAAAATAGAATTACACCAATCAGAATACTTTTTTCCAGATTCATCAAACTCCATGTACTCAAAAAATTCTTTTGGGAATTTTTCTGCATATTTTCTTGCAGGAAGTCCGGTGTATTCTCCTAAAGCGCCATCTTGAATAAATATCGTCTTATCTAAAATCCATCGATAAAAAGGTCTTAAAGAATCATTATCTGTTGTAACTAAATTTAATAGTTTTTCTGTTTTAGGTTCATCTTTTGGTCTGTAAACTCCCAAATAAAAATCTCTTGCAACAGGATCGCAGTTTTTATTTGTAATGTAATATCTCATAGGTTTACCCCAAACAGAATCAAGATCAATTGAATGAGTTAGACGGAAACCTTCCTGCCAATTTGTGGATTCGTATTCGATAGTATCTTTATTTTCTTTAATCACTACAGCTTCCTGTTTTTTACAAGAAAATAGGATCAGTAGAAATATTAAAGAAACAAATCTTTGCATTTAAAATTTTTGAGATTGTAAAACTTATTTTTTTATTAGATCCAATAAGATTTTTTCATATCTATCTAAAATAATTTCTTTGGAAAATCTAGATTTTATAGAATTTTTTATTGCATCCTGATCAAATGACTGATGTAAAATCTGCATAATTTTTTGAGAAAAATCTTCGTGATTTTCAATGTCTGCAATTTCACCGTTGGTGTTGTGCTGAATAATTTCGTTAATTCCGCCTCTGCAATTATTTGCCAAAGAATATGTTCCGCAAGCTCCGGCTTCCAACAAAACATTCGGAAAGCCTTCATAACGTGAAGAAAGAATAAACAAATCGGCAAACTTCAGAAACTGATACGGGTTTTCCTGTCTTCCATGAAAAATAACTTTTTTCAAACCTAAAAAATCCTTCATCTGATGAAGAATCTCCCGATCTCTGCCATCTCCTAAAATATGGAGAATAATATTCTCATTTTTAAGTCTTGAAAAAACTTTTAACAGATTATCAAATCCTTTTCGCGCAGACAAATTGCCGATGGCAACTACATTTTTATAATTGTATTTAAAACTTTCAGGTTTTGTAGAAATAAGAAGCTTTTCATTGATAAACTCAAAATCTACAGGATTATTGATTTTGGTGATTTTATTTCTTTTAATATTAAAATTATTCACCAAATCATTCATCATATCGTCGCTTTGCGCAATAATCTGCTGATAATTGTTGTAAAAATGATAGAAGAATTTTATTTCTTTTCTCGTTATATGCTCTGAAACGACATTGGTTTCTCTTGCAATAAATTTAATTTTCGGAAAAAGCTTGATAAATACAGACAAATATGCATTTACTTCTCCAAATCCCGAAAAAACAATATCGGGTTTTCTGCGGTAAATTTGTGAAAGAATAGGCTTTAAAGAATGTCTGATTCTTTCGGTATCGATGTCAATAATTTCTACATCTTTTTTTAGAAAATTTAAGTAACCACCTTGTTTCCGTAAAAGCAAAATCATAGGCTCAAAACGATCTCTGGAAAGATGATTTGCAATGGTGGTAACGATTCTTTCTGCACCTCCGGTTTCAAGATCCGGCAGAATAAACATGACAGAAATTTTCTTATTCATCCTAAGATTTTTTTAAATATTTTCAAAGGAATTTTGTTTCACAATAGGTCTGGAAAATCCTGAGAATGATTATTTGTAATATGATTTATTAAAAATTTATGCTCTTTCTGATCGAAAAATATATACCAAGACGTATTGTTGTTTGCTTTATATTTAAAAAATTTCCTTCCAAACTTTTTAAAATTCTCAGGAGTTTCATAAATATTAACCTGAAAATCAAAATTCATTATATAGAAAATAATTTCCTGTACATAAGATTTAGCATCTTCTTCAAAACCAAAATAGTTTTTTGAATATAAAATATCTACTAAATCTGTAAGGAATACCTTAACATCATTAGAAAAAATTATTTCTCTTTCCAAGGTAAAGATTCAATATGTGCATAAACTTTTCTCATCAAATCTTCGCCAGTTATTCCTCTCGCAAATCGTTCATCAAAGTCATCTTTTACAACGTATTCAGCTTGAGATTCTGCAACTTGATGAACTGAAGTTTTTCTATTCTTAATCTCAAGTAATTCTGCAATATCATCAAGCTCATTCATTTCTTTTATCCACTGAATGAGTTCTCTTTTTGCTTCTAATATTGGATTTTCCATTTTAATTTTATCAAAAATTAATTGGCTACATCGCTGATAAATTTTATTCTCAGCATTCTTACTTCTTCATCAGAAAGCTCATCTCCGAATTCATCAAGCAAAACTTTCATACTGTCGCTTTCAGATTCGTTCATAAATTCCATAAAATCATCTACTACATCTTCATCAAAATTGTCTTCGATATAGTAATCGATATTCAGTTTCGTACCCTGATAAACAATACGTTCCATCTCTTTCAAAAGATCATTCATCGAAAGATTTTTGGCTCTTGCGATATCTTCAAGGTCAATTTTTTTATCGGTACTCTGAATGATAAAAACTTTATGGCTAGATTTATTCGCCACCTGCTTCAAAACCATATCCTGAGTACGTTCTATGTTGTGGTCTTCAACATATTTTGCTATAAAATCTGCAAATTCTTTTCCGTACTTTTTAGCTTTTCCTTCTCCGACTCCGTAGATTTTGGCAATTTCTTCAACAGAAATAGGATACTGAACGGTCATATCTTCCAAACTAGGATCCATGAAAACCGTGTAAGGTGGAATCCCATGTTTTTTGGCTACTTTTTTTCTAAGTTCTTTTAAAAGAACAAATAGGTTTTGATCTAAACCTCCACTTGACTGCATTTGCACCTGATCGCTTTCAGCTTTTGTCTGTGAAAGATCAAATTCACGGTCTTCAGCAATCAAAAATGGTTCTTTAAAATCACCAGATAAGACTTTTTTCCCTTTTTCGGCAATTTTTAAAACACCGTATGTTTCAATATCTTTCTGTAAAAAATTCTGTACAGTTGCTTGTCTTAGAATTGTTTTCCAATAATTATCTTTTTCAGATTTTCCAAAACCAAAGAATGAGCTTTGCTCTAATTTGTACGACTTTGTAACCGCTGTTTCTTTTCCAACAATTACAGAAATCAAATCTTTAGATTTAAATTTCTCTTTCGTTTCGTTAATTAATTCTAAGGTTTTCTTTAGATCAGCCGTAGCATCTTTCAGCTTCGGCGGATTTGATGCATTGTCACACATTTTGGCTCCGTCACCATTTATAGGATCAAAAGTTTCACCAAAATAATATAATATATATTGTCTTCGGCTCATCGAAGTTTCAGCGTAACCTACTACTTCATTTAAAAGCTGTAAGCCGATTTCTCTTTCAGAAACAGGTTTTTGAGCCAGGAATTTTTCCAGTTTTTCAATATCTTTAGGATCATAGAAAGCAAGGCAGTACCCTTCTCCTCCATCACGACCTGCACGACCGGTCTCCTGGTAATAACTTTCCAAAGATTTTGGAAAATCATAATGAATCACAAAACGTACATCCGGTTTATCTATTCCCATTCCAAATGCAATCGTTGCCACAATTACATCTGCTTCTTCCATCAGAAACTTATCTTGATTAGCAACTCTCACTTTCTGGTCGAGACCTGCATGATAAGGAAGCGCATTGATACCGTTTACCTGAAGAAGCTGGGCAAATTCTTCTACTTTTCTTCGACTTAAACAATAAACAATTCCTGATTTTCCTTTATTTTTATTGATAAATTTTACAATTTCTTTATCAATATTAACTTTTGGAGTTACTTCGTAAAATAAATTAGCCCTGTTAAAACTTTCTTTAAATACTAAAGCATTGCTCATTCCTAAAGTTTTCTGGATATCATCCTGTACTTTAGGGGTTGCCGTCGCCGTTAAAGCGATGACAGGAACATCTGCAATTTTATCGATGATTTGTTTTAAATTTCTGTATTCCGGTCGGAAATCATGCCCCCATTCTGAAATACAGTGCGCTTCATCAATTGCAACGAAAGATATTTTAACATCTTTCAAAAATTCCAGATAATCTTCTTTAATTAAAGATTCCGGAGCTACATAAAGCAGCTTTGTTTTACCACTTTTTATATCATCAAAGACCTGTTTGGTCTGAGTTTTGTTAAGAGAAGAATTAAGAACATGGGCTACACCCGTTTCAGAAGAAAGACCGTTTACTGCATCTACCTGATTTTTCATAAGAGCAATAAGCGGTGACACAACAATTGCCGTTCCCTCAGAAATAAGAGCCGGAAGTTGATAACACAGTGATTTACCGCCTCCTGTAGGCATAAGAACAAAAATATCTTTTCCATTTAAGAGATTATTAATGATCTCTTCCTGCTGTCCTTTAAAGGTAGAAAATCCGAAGTATTTTTTTAATTCGCCTGATAAATTGGCTTTTTTTGCGCTCATCTAATTTTGTATTGCTAAATTTGCATCCAATCCAAAGTTATAAAATTTTTACTTAAAATAAAAGTAATAGAATTTTTTAGTAATCAAATTTATATTAAGTATAAATTGAAATCATTGGTAAATCTACATACTAATTTCGTTATAAAAATGGAAAGAGACAATATTATCTCAATAGCAAAAAGCACATTGACCATAGAAATTTCCGAACTGGAAAAATTAAAAGAAAGAATTGGAGACGAATTTGTAAAAGCAGTAGAACTGATTCATTCTGCTACCGGAAAACTTATCGTAGTTGGTATCGGAAAATCGGCTCATGTGGGCAATAAAATCGTTGCAACGCTAAATTCTACAGGAACTCCTTCTCAGTTTTTACATGCTTCGGAAGCAATTCACGGAGATTTAGGAGTTATTCAAAAGCAGGATGTGGTGTTATGTATTTCCAATTCTGGAAATTCACCTGAAATTACCAATCTTGTTTCTTATTTAAAAGATTATTCTTCTGCACTCATTGGAATGACAGGAAACAGAAAAAGCAAACTTGCAGAATTTTCTGATGTCATTTTAGATACTCATGTAGATTTGGAAGCATGCCCGAATAAACTAGCTCCAACAAGTTCTACAACCAATCAAATGGCTTTAGGCGATGCTTTGGCTGTATGCCTTATGGAAATGAATGACTTTAAAGAAAATGATTTCGCAAAATTTCATCCGGGTGGAAGTTTAGGTAAAAACTTAACGGCAAGAGTTGAACAGTTCCTTTCTTCACAAAAACCTCAGGTTTCAGAAGATTCTTCGATCAGAGATGTTATTATTTCTATCAGTGCATCAAGTCATGGAATCACTGTAGTAACAGATAACGATAAAATTATCGGAGTTGTTACCGACGGAGATTTGCGAAGAATGTTATTGAAAGGAGATGATATTTCTAAAGTTTTGGCGAAAGATATTATGTCTGCAAATCCTAAAACAATAGAGAAAGATGTTTTGGCGAAAGAAGCCATGAAAATTTTAAAAGACAACAACATCGGACAATTAATTGTAACAGAAAACGGACAATACTTTGGAATTATTGATCTGCACACATTATTAGACGAAGGAATTAATTAATTTTTCTGTGATTATTAAAGTGAAAAATTTCATCATATTTTGTTTTGCCTTTTTATCTTTTAATCTAAATGCTCAGGAAATTGATAAAACGTATTATTTATTAGGAGCAGTTGATAATTATTCCGGTAGAAATTATGAACTAAAAAACAGTGATTATAAAGGCTACGTTTTAATGGTCAATAAAGATGAAACTAATAAAATTAAAAGGCTTCAAGAAGTTTCCGGTTTAAAATTTTCAAACTTCAATTCTGAAACTTTAGCAAATTGGGTTTCTCTTAATTCTGATAGTTATGAAAAAGAAATCAATCAATTTTATTCTTTTTCTAAAACAAAAGGTACAGAAAATTATCGTGGGAGATTAAATCATGACAAAGTTTTAAAAGGAACAAAAAACCAATTATTATCTTATTTATTAGGTTCATTTTTAATTCATGGAAATATAAAAACAGAAAATGATGGCGGAGATCAGTATGAAGTTTATGAAATTTCTGTAGCCAATGCTCAACCACAATTTGAAGTTTTAAAATCCATTTTAAAAGAATTAGGCGTATATACGATTAAAGAAGAAATATGGTACAAAATTCCATTTACATTTCATGTGAAATTTATTCCTGACTCCGAATTAAAAACTTTATTAGATAAAGAATTAGCTTATCAGAACAATAATTAACTAAAATAATTATTATCATTGCAAATCGAATCTCAGAATTCATAACATATATTTATGGCAGAAGATAAAGACATGTCCTTTTTCGGACATATTGGGGAATTGAGAGGGCATTTAATCCGCTCTATTCTTGCTATTGTTATCGCGGCAGTTGTTGTCGGTTTTAATATCAACTGGATTATGGATCACATCTTTTTTGGTCCTACCCGAAATGATTTCCCTACGTTTAAACTTGTGAATGAATTTTCACAATGGATTTTGGGTGAAGACAGTATTACTTTACCTGATGAATTTCCGGTGCGAGTTCAGAGATTGTATCAGCAATTTAATGTGATGATGGCAGTTTCTATTTTTGGTGGAGTTGTGGCAGCTTTTCCTTATATCGTTTGGGAATTGTGGAGATTCATCAGTCCGGCTTTGCATCCTAATGAAAGAAAAAATTCGCTTTTCATTATCAATTCAGTTTGGATTTTATTTATGACCGGAGTTTTATGCGGATATTTCCTGATTTTACCTTTTGCGGTAAATTTTGGAGTTATTTTTAAAATTTCAGACATTATTATTCCGTTATATGACCTTAGTGATTACACTACTCTATTTTTACAGGTTGTTTTAGGAATGGGCGTTGTCTTTTTATTTCCGGTTTTAATTTATTTCTTGACCAATATCGGAATTCTGAATCCTAAGTTTATGAAAACGTACAGAAGACACGCTATTGTTTTGATTATGGTTGTTGCCGCAATTATTACTCCTGCCGATGTTTTGAGTATGATTATGGCAGCTTTACCGCTTTTATTATTGTATGAATTCAGTATTGTAATGTGTGGTTACACTTATAAAAAGGTACAAAAACGTGATGCCGCTTTAAAAACGGTTCAAAAATCTTAAAAAAATTAATATAAATAGTAGCGGCGCGAAAATCTTCGATTTTCGCGCCGCTTGTTTTCTTGCTATCAATTAATCAGTAGAAATAATATAGATTTTGCATTTCAGATTATATATTTGATAAATATTAAATATGAAAAAAACATGAAAGTTTTCGCAGAGTTTATAGAACATAATGGATTACAATTTCGTACAAAAACACTTTTACAATTCGGAGATTCTTGGGACTTAATTGGTTCTATAGTAATGAAAAATCCGGGGAGCGCGAAGCCCGGAATTGCATTAGACGATTCGACTTACCAAAACATTTCAAATTTTTTAGGAGAAAAAATAAATAGCGAAACCTGGTCAGTATCTGGTAATGATCCTACCATAAGAAGGATTGCTACAATTTTTAATGGTAACCATGTAGACAAAGATTTAAAACTTAATGGTATAATTCAAATTTACAATCTATATAACATCTGTGAACCAAAAATAAACCTTGCTTATCAAAAGGCTGAAAATGCTAATCAGGATTTATTATATATTGATTTACACAAAGTGATTAGTGAATTTAAAAACAAACCCGTCTATTTAGGTTTTTTTCATTTTTACACTTATCGTAAAACAAAGCATTCTGAATATTTACAAAAGACAGCAAGAGGAATTTTTGATTATGTGAAAAATTCAAAATTTAATTATTTCAGTTATAAAGATATAATTGACAATCCCTACTACCATCCTTATTCAAGATATGTTTACGGAGAAAAAAATATACCTTTACTCAAGAGATTTATATCTTTTTATGAATAGATTCCAATCAATATTCTTTAATTTTGGCTTTAGTCAAATTTCATCTTAATGAAAAAAATATCTTACTCGCTTTTATTAGTTTCAGGTTTAGCTTTCGGTCAGTTTTTCGAAAAAGGTAAAACATTTACAAAACAGGACACTTTAAAAGGTTCTAATACCGAATTCAGAAATTTCTGGAATGTAAAAAAGTATGAACTTTCTGTGGAACCCAATTTTCAGCAAAAAAGTATCGCGGGAAATAATAAAATAAGTTTTGAGATTACGAAAGATATTTCAAATCCTGTTTTTCAGATTGATCTGCAACAGCCAATGAAAGTTGATGTTGTACAATGTAGCTTCCCTACTCCTAAACCATTTAAAAGAGAAGGTGATTTTATTTTTATTTCCTCTCATAAAAACTTTAAAAAGGGAGAAAAATACACCATTGATATTGGCTATTCCGGAAATCCAACGATTGCAAAAAGAGCACCTTGGGACGGAGGCTGGATTTTCACAAAAGATGAAAAAGGAAATCCTTGGATGAGCGTTGCTGATGAAGGAATTGGCGCTTCAGTCTGGCTTCCTACAAAAGATATTTGGAGTGACGAACCAGACAATGGGATTGTTATGAAGATTATTACTCTAAAAGATTTAGTTGGAGTTGGAAACGGAAGATTAATCAACAAAAAGACAGAAAACAATAAAAATATCTTCACTTGGGAAGTTAAAAACCCGATCAATGCCTATTCTATTATTCCGAATATCGGAAAGTATGTAAATTTTAAAGATTCTTACAGCGGAGAAAAAGGAAAACTGGATCTTGATTATTGGGTAATCGACTATAATTTAGATAAAGCAAAAAAA encodes the following:
- a CDS encoding CvfB family protein encodes the protein MQLGKTQTLKISEKNNSGWMLESETGDTAFMSKVFIREEKEIGDEIEVFVYQDDNKLKATTEIPLAEVGEFAVMTCVQSLPTGAFMDWGIIKDVFIPYKQQKAKIIEGKRYLVHLYVDNDLKLITGTTKFKRNPQYENLPFKQGDKVDLLMMNESELGWNVVINKKYIGLIYTSDVYKKLYPLSEEEGFIKDIREDGKIDVSLQPVGFENIDEFKQKILNKLEENFGLLHLSDKSSPEEIKDELQMSKKNFKKALGGLYKDKIVDILEDKIKLA
- a CDS encoding DUF4476 domain-containing protein, whose product is MKKIFTVCSILSGLLFFAQEAGKAGELLKNEVSKREIESTTSKRQDSRNNNSDNSSGFRNSNNQNNTNRRPANPNYQWNNNYGYAEVFLRIPEQGSFSVELADQSISNNSGKYRFFDLPSGRIPISIYENGFLMYRTTLNVRNNSRLVLDFFTNEGLYLLDSYPLQNGYYGFNNWNDIWNNPYGNSGNIGNINYPNVMDNQTFQQFLSKMKEDAWFDDKKIIFINQQGRHAMFTSEQISVLVKDLSFDKNKIALAKSLFSKCVDKQKYFVVGDALDFESSRRDLMDFVSNY
- the lpdA gene encoding dihydrolipoyl dehydrogenase gives rise to the protein MSQFDVTVIGSGPGGYVAAIRAAQLGFKVAIIEKYSTLGGTCLNVGCIPSKALLDSSEHFENAKHNFENHGIIINEPKADIARMIARKNEVVEQTTKGINFLMDKNKITVFEGLGSFESATQIKVTKNDGSSETIDSKYTIIATGSKPSSLPFITLDKERVITSTEALNLKEIPKHLVVIGGGVIGLELGSVYLRLGAQVTVVEFMDKIIPTMDGALSKELTKVLKKQGMKFMLSTAVSAVERNGDSVKITAKDKKGEEVTVEGDYCLVSVGRRPFTDGLGLEKAGVELDERGRVKTNDHLQTNVANIYAIGDVIKGAMLAHKAEEEGVFVAETLAGQKPHINYNLIPGVVYTWPEVAGVGKTEEQLKEEGVAYKIGTFPMRALGRSRASGDIDGLVKIIADEKTDEVLGFHMIGARAADLVAEGVIAMEFRASAEDIARSSHAHPTYAEAVKEAALDATGKRALHM
- a CDS encoding glycosyltransferase, which codes for MNKKISVMFILPDLETGGAERIVTTIANHLSRDRFEPMILLLRKQGGYLNFLKKDVEIIDIDTERIRHSLKPILSQIYRRKPDIVFSGFGEVNAYLSVFIKLFPKIKFIARETNVVSEHITRKEIKFFYHFYNNYQQIIAQSDDMMNDLVNNFNIKRNKITKINNPVDFEFINEKLLISTKPESFKYNYKNVVAIGNLSARKGFDNLLKVFSRLKNENIILHILGDGRDREILHQMKDFLGLKKVIFHGRQENPYQFLKFADLFILSSRYEGFPNVLLEAGACGTYSLANNCRGGINEIIQHNTNGEIADIENHEDFSQKIMQILHQSFDQDAIKNSIKSRFSKEIILDRYEKILLDLIKK
- the recQ gene encoding DNA helicase RecQ, which produces MSAKKANLSGELKKYFGFSTFKGQQEEIINNLLNGKDIFVLMPTGGGKSLCYQLPALISEGTAIVVSPLIALMKNQVDAVNGLSSETGVAHVLNSSLNKTQTKQVFDDIKSGKTKLLYVAPESLIKEDYLEFLKDVKISFVAIDEAHCISEWGHDFRPEYRNLKQIIDKIADVPVIALTATATPKVQDDIQKTLGMSNALVFKESFNRANLFYEVTPKVNIDKEIVKFINKNKGKSGIVYCLSRRKVEEFAQLLQVNGINALPYHAGLDQKVRVANQDKFLMEEADVIVATIAFGMGIDKPDVRFVIHYDFPKSLESYYQETGRAGRDGGEGYCLAFYDPKDIEKLEKFLAQKPVSEREIGLQLLNEVVGYAETSMSRRQYILYYFGETFDPINGDGAKMCDNASNPPKLKDATADLKKTLELINETKEKFKSKDLISVIVGKETAVTKSYKLEQSSFFGFGKSEKDNYWKTILRQATVQNFLQKDIETYGVLKIAEKGKKVLSGDFKEPFLIAEDREFDLSQTKAESDQVQMQSSGGLDQNLFVLLKELRKKVAKKHGIPPYTVFMDPSLEDMTVQYPISVEEIAKIYGVGEGKAKKYGKEFADFIAKYVEDHNIERTQDMVLKQVANKSSHKVFIIQSTDKKIDLEDIARAKNLSMNDLLKEMERIVYQGTKLNIDYYIEDNFDEDVVDDFMEFMNESESDSMKVLLDEFGDELSDEEVRMLRIKFISDVAN
- a CDS encoding KpsF/GutQ family sugar-phosphate isomerase, whose translation is MERDNIISIAKSTLTIEISELEKLKERIGDEFVKAVELIHSATGKLIVVGIGKSAHVGNKIVATLNSTGTPSQFLHASEAIHGDLGVIQKQDVVLCISNSGNSPEITNLVSYLKDYSSALIGMTGNRKSKLAEFSDVILDTHVDLEACPNKLAPTSSTTNQMALGDALAVCLMEMNDFKENDFAKFHPGGSLGKNLTARVEQFLSSQKPQVSEDSSIRDVIISISASSHGITVVTDNDKIIGVVTDGDLRRMLLKGDDISKVLAKDIMSANPKTIEKDVLAKEAMKILKDNNIGQLIVTENGQYFGIIDLHTLLDEGIN